The following DNA comes from Odocoileus virginianus isolate 20LAN1187 ecotype Illinois chromosome 34, Ovbor_1.2, whole genome shotgun sequence.
tttttctaGGTCATACCAAAGCCTCAAGCTTCATCGTCAGTTTTGGTTTTTCTCACAAATgttcctgttttctttgtttgaaagCTCAGAAAAATGTTGAATCTgcactttctgtttctcttgtaAAATGTGAGGTGcaatcctcagacaaccattgctATCAcagaatgagttttaaaaaactcCAATGTTCTTTCTCAACTCTTTCTTGCAAATGAGCTGATATTTGAACACATCGGGGCCTCTGAAACACGTCCAGGCCCTGGGACCATGAAGTGGGCCCTAGGAGACAGTCACAGGGGCCCGGCCCGAGTTCTTGAAACTTCTCAGGCCAACCAGACCCTGGCTCATCTCGCAGCACCACAGTTCCCAGCTTTTTACACATGCTCGGATTCACTTAACTGTAGAAACGCAGCCATTTCTGCTCTGAACAGTGCTCACGCCAACAGGGCCCACTGCGGCTCTGTGGAAGTGGGCGGGGTCCCTGCCGGCACGTTTAGCTCGATCTTATAGAAGGAGGTGCGCCGGTGAGCTCCGAGGAGAAGAGCGTGGGGACAGGTGGGGCTGGGTCTCTAGGCAGCAGCGATGGGCATGTTTGTGCACAGGCAAGCGTCCGCGAGACCAGATAAGGTCAGGGAGGGTCCAGACCACAGGTGACCTCGGGACTTGGACTCCTAGGTGAAATCTCCACCAGGTCGCCATCTGCCCACCCAACCTCTTTTCTAacgatatattttattttttttagttgaagtatagttgctttacttCCTTCCCTgaagttggggcttccctcatagctcagctggtaaagaatccgcctgccatgcaggagaccccggttcgatccctgggttgggaagatcctctggagaagggaaaggccacccactccagtgttctggcctggagaattccatggactgtacagtcagagaagactgagtgcctttcacttcacttcatagttgctttacaatcttgTTAGTTTCTGCCGCAGAGCAAAGGGACCCAGTTAGGTGTGTGTATgcgagtcacttcagtcgtgtccgactctttgcaagtccgtggactatatagcccgccaggctcctctgtccatgggattctccaggcaagagtactggagggggttgccatttatGCATGTTTGTTAATCGCAAACTCCCTCTCCATCCCTTCCATTATGCTCTTCCTCTAACACTTTTCTGATCATccatttctagaaaagaaaaccGTATCTGATGGCCAAAGATGAGCCTCCAGGTGCCAGTCTGAAGCCCCTGGTGTTCCGGGTGGACGAGACCACCCCCGAGGTGGTGCAAAGTGTCCTCCTGGAGCGCGGCTGGAGCAAGTTTGACCAGCACGAGCGGAACGTGGAGGACTGGAACCTCTACTGGAGGACCTCCTCCTTCCGGATGGCCGAGCACGCCAACGTCAAGCCCTGGCAGTGCCTGAACCACCACCCGGGCACCACCAGGCTCACCAGGAAGGACCTCCTGGCCAAACACCTGCAGCACATGGGGCGTCTGTACGGCACCCCCCTGTACGCCTTCCTCCCCGCCACGTTCGTCATGCCCAGCGACTACAGCAAGTTCGTGGCCCAGTACTTCAAGGAGAAGCAGGCGCTGGACGCCAAGCTCAGCTACTGGATTTGCAAGCCTGCAGAGCTCTCTCGAGGGCGAGGAATCATCATTTTCAGTGACATTAAAAACCTGATCTTTGCCGACACATGCATCATACAGAAATACATCTGCAACCCTCTACTTGTCGGGAGATACAAGTGTGACCTCCGCGTCTACGTGTGTGTCACTGGCTTCAAGCCGTTGACCATCTACATTTATCAGGAAGGGCTGGTGCGCTTTGCCACAGAGAAGTTTGACCTTGGCGATCTGGGGAACAGCTACGCCCACTTGACCAACAGCAGCATCAACAGGTCCGGGGCCTCGTATGAGAAGATCAAAGAGGTGGTGGGCAGCGGCTGCAAGTGGACCCTCAGCCGCTTCTTCTCGTACCTGCGGAGCTGGGACGTGGACGACCTGCTCCTCTGGCAGAAAATCAACCGCGTGGTGATCCTCACTGTGCTGGCCATCGCGCCTTCTGTGCCCTTTGCGGCCAACTGCTTCGAGCTCTTCGGATTCGACATCCTCATCGATGACAACTTGAAGCCGTGGCTGTTGGAGGTCAACTACAGCCCGGGCCTGTCCCTCGACTGTTCGGCAGATGTGTCCGTGAAGAGGAGGCTCATCCATGACACCATCGAGCTCATTCACTTGCACAGTCTCAGAAACGAGAGGAAGGAGAGCTGTGGTGCTGCAGATGGAAGTCCCGGCGTCTCCCtcgctgggaaagacagaggtcAGGGCAGCAACCTTCCTTACGAGTCCTTCTCACAACTCAGGAGCAGAAGGGCATTCAGTAAGGACGAAACTCCAGTGAAGAAAGTGGTCACGACGTGCCCTGAAAACCGGCACACCTGCCAGCCTCGAGAAGCGCTGAGCAGGCAGAAGGAGGTACACCCGTCGGCGCGGGAGCCTCCCAAAGCCAAGCCGAAGGCCAGGGCCAGGCACCCGGCCCTCAACACGCTCATCCCCTGCGTGTCGCTCATCCAGCCCCGCGGCCGGGAGAAGGGCCTCTCCCTGCACATCCAGCCGGACAGCAGCTGGGTGCCCGGTCCCCAGGCAGGCAactttgttctcatttttcctttcaaCGAAGCTACTTTTGGAGCGTCTAGGAATGGACTCAATGTCAGGAGGATAATTCAAGAGCTCCAGAAACTAATGCATAAGCAATGTTCTCAAgtggcagaaaagaaaataaaaagaaaataacatgacTTCTTGAAAACCAGGAATTCCTCTGCCGGGGAAGGCAGGTGGTTCTGTCCCCACCTCAGTTACTTCCCTGGGACGAGAGCTGTCGATttgtacataaatataaaaactcaCAGTAGAGCATGCTCAGGTGTGGTTCTGCTCCGTCACATCACCCGTCTCTGCTCAAATCTCTCAGAAGAACCACATGACCCTTACCTGTACTTGGAAATGCCTTATTACAGTTATACTGTGcgtttttaacatgaaaaaagattatatttaaaaacattcttaGGTGAAAACAGTACAAGAAAGGCCAATggttagctttttcttttttaataggcCATATTTTGTTCACAATTAATCTTTTGTTCACAATTAACCTTGTTAATGATCAAACATTTGTCTAGAATGAGTTACTGAAAGCTTC
Coding sequences within:
- the TTLL2 gene encoding probable tubulin polyglutamylase TTLL2, coding for MAKDEPPGASLKPLVFRVDETTPEVVQSVLLERGWSKFDQHERNVEDWNLYWRTSSFRMAEHANVKPWQCLNHHPGTTRLTRKDLLAKHLQHMGRLYGTPLYAFLPATFVMPSDYSKFVAQYFKEKQALDAKLSYWICKPAELSRGRGIIIFSDIKNLIFADTCIIQKYICNPLLVGRYKCDLRVYVCVTGFKPLTIYIYQEGLVRFATEKFDLGDLGNSYAHLTNSSINRSGASYEKIKEVVGSGCKWTLSRFFSYLRSWDVDDLLLWQKINRVVILTVLAIAPSVPFAANCFELFGFDILIDDNLKPWLLEVNYSPGLSLDCSADVSVKRRLIHDTIELIHLHSLRNERKESCGAADGSPGVSLAGKDRGQGSNLPYESFSQLRSRRAFSKDETPVKKVVTTCPENRHTCQPREALSRQKEVHPSAREPPKAKPKARARHPALNTLIPCVSLIQPRGREKGLSLHIQPDSSWVPGPQAGNFVLIFPFNEATFGASRNGLNVRRIIQELQKLMHKQCSQVAEKKIKRK